Genomic DNA from Podospora pseudoanserina strain CBS 124.78 chromosome 4, whole genome shotgun sequence:
CACGTCTTTgtccccgccctcctcgtcagaaATGACGCCTGACTCGGGGGGCGGGCGGAACGAGTTGCAGTACCCAGCTGAGAGGACATTTCTTGCCTGGGTGTTCACCGTTCCACGGAAGAGGCTCGCCAGGGAGTcagatgagggtgagggggtcaGCAAGGGGAGGTAGGACTGCAGCTGGCGGGCGCTGTCGCGGAGCCACATGGCGTTGATGTCGCCTGTGATGATGAAGGTCAGTTCTTCTTCGCTATCGGGAGAGTTGGAATGGCCGTGCCATTTGATGGCTGtgtcgagggtgttggggtaGGTGTTTTGCcagaggcggaggaggtcggggTCGGCGATGGGAAGGGTGCCGAGGAGAGactcgagggaggagaggttgaaggtcCGGcacgagggggaggggcgggcggaggagagggcgtgCCGgccgggggagaagggggggtgacGGGTGCGGGAGCGGGTGGAGTAATCTAagcatgaggaagatgagtCTTGGGAGGTGACGAGGGGGGTTGCCTGGGATAGCAAGATCAGCAGTTGGGCGGTGGCGAGGGGTCTCATTGTTTTCGTTGTCAGTTAGACATGACAGGCCCGGAAAGGAAAGTCAAAAGTGTGTGTGAGTGCGGAGATCCAGGTCGGGTTTATACTGCTtttcccaaccaacccccttccccaaccgTGATGATCGTCGGTGACACAACCTGAACCGTTTTACCGGgcaaccaccagcccaaaGGAACTGAGACACCTCTTCGCGGCGGATGGCATTGGACGGTGGGTGCGGGGACAAACTTTAACTGCCACACCTCAAGACCCTGCGCACAGCAGACGCTGGGCTTTCCGAGGGTCATGCAAATGCCGTCCTCTGCCGTGTTTGCCCCCAAGTTCCAACACGAGAACTTGGACTCCTCAATGCACAAACTGCCATGTGAGCAAGCCAAAAATACCCATCTTACATCTCTTCCCCGATACCAGCCAGCTCTCACCCCTCCCTATCCCTCCATCAACAcaatcaaccaccaacccaacatccAAAATGagacaacaacccccccaaccctcctaAGCAATCAACTCCCATCACACCCCAGTCAATCTCCAGTCAATCCCCAGCCAATCCCCAAAAGGAAAAtgcttcccctctcccaccagaATGTTTGGACGAGTTGGGAATCGAACCCAAGACCTTTCGCATGCAAAGCGAACGCGCTACCAATTGCGCCACACGCCCGAAAAGAAGGATGtgagagaagaagatgagaaGATATCGGTGTGGACGAgctgggaatcgaacccaggACCTTTCGCATACAAGAGGAAACAGAGTATGCTAAGCGAACGCTCTACCAACTGAGCCACACGCCCCGTAAAATCATCACCTGATTGCTATTGAGCTTGGTGTCTGAAGGTTGACGCTATAGCGGACGTTCTGGATTTGAGAATTTGGTGTAGTTGagatgatgagctggatTCTCGAGATGGTGGCAGTTGGGATGAGCATGGTGCTTCCGGCCATGGCCCCGACCTAGAACAACATCAGCCAACACACTCTCCCCAGACCATCGCCCCTTACCTCTCTCCACACCACTCTAACCATCACACCCACGACAATACACACACACTGCCACACACAAAACGCGCACAACTGGTCCTTTATTGAACACACAGACTACctatcaaccaccccaacccgCCCCTGTCATCTCCTTGCctgccttcttcctcttcgccaatcccccctttttttcgcccctcctccctgctTTTTTTAGTGTATCTTTGGTGCCACTTCCTGTCTTCGCCCTGTCGCCCGGCCTACTGTAGGTctaagaaagaaagagagtTTCCCTTTTGTTGCCAAAGTGAACCCACgctctctttttttcccttcttttGTCTTGCCCAAAAAAGCGTTTCTTTTCCGTTCATATCGCTCGCGCCTCGCAGGTccatcaacaacttcaaaaaagaaaaaaaccacacGTACGTGgttttatctttttttttctgtgtaaaaaaaagagggggtATCTCTGAGTTTTGGTGTATTTTCCGATTTTGTCCAAAGGGTGTGTTTCtgtttaaaaaaaaaaagggtgaCGGAAGGTTGGGGGTATGATTGAGTAAAACCAAAAAAGGACTTTGCCCgagaagcagaaaaaaaaagatgatcAAAACGAAAGAAAGCCCTGTTGACAAGAAAGAATGCAAGCCGCAAACAATAACGACAGCAAGAACTGAAGGTTGAGGGTGCTGGCAATGTGTATTCTCCTGCTTGCGAAAAGAAGCCGACATAAACATCGCACCTTCGTCCATTCTTGATCTCTtttccctcaacctccacccttccccatcTGTATCGTCTTGGTGGCCGATATGTTGTTGGTCCGGTTAAAAGCAGAAACTAAagcgttgttgatgttgtgtaGGTTTCCCAAAAAGTTTTGTCGTAGAGCCAGAAGAACCGTTGAACgccgggagggagagagaaaaaacaaaacccaaAGTCGTGTCGTAACCTTTCCCATGTCGTTCATAATCTATGCGATGCGCGGGGGGAAAGATCATCGGAGCGTAAACGCCATGCAACAGTCGTCAAAAATCGAAACTTCGATCGAATTTCCCCAGCATTCAGCCCACTCTCATGGGAGGAGCCGCCCGCTTAAGCAAGGGGGGCACCGGGAGCAGGAGCCTGTGCAACCTGGGGGTTTCCAAGGTCAACCTCAGGGGCGTCGGCACCGTTAGCACCGTTGCGCTTGGGGCAGTCCCGGGAAATGTGGCCAGCCTCACCGCACTGGTAGCAGGTCTTGCCAGCTGTATTGAGGGGACCGCCGTTGGGAGCGGTGCAGTCGCGCGAGATGTGGCCGAGCTTGCCGCAGGCGTAGCACTTCATAGCCTGAGCCTGGCAGTCGCGAGCGTAGTGGTTGGGGCCACCGCACTTGTAGCAGGTGGCGTGGCGGGCGCCGCCGGGGTGGAAGCCGCCACGGGCAGGACCGAagccaccacggccgggcATGGGGCCGGGGGCCATGCCGCCCTGAGCGCTAGGGCAGTTGCGCTGAAATCCGCGTCAGTCCCGCTGTCTCCCTCTCTAGACAAAATCATTCCGTCGACTTACGGCAATGTGGTTGGGCTGTCCGCAGGTGTAGCAGCGGTTGTGAGGACCGCCAGGGCCGCCGTTCAGGCGCATGGTAGGGCACTCAGCCTGGACGTGGCCAACACCCTGGCAGTGGTAGCACTGCTTGGACTTGGTGGTGCGGGGCAGGGGGCACTCGTTCGACTCGTGGTCTGTTGGGATGCTGCGTTAGAATTGCCGGTCGAGAAAAGGCTGAGGGAGTACAAGATGCTTACTGGGCTGCTTGCCTGTGAGAGGTGTTAGTAGCCGCCAAGAACCAATCAcgcagaggagggaggcaCATTACAGTTGTAGCAGAGACGGGCGGGAGCTGGGCAGCCATCGGCCTGGTGACCCAACTCGCCACACTTGTAGCACGCGCGCTTGTGAGCCGAAGACATGTTTCCGAACATAGGTGAGCTAGGGAGTGGAATTCCGTTAGTTTGAGGTGTCtggcttggtgttggttggttgagTCCGAAAAGTGTTGCTAGAACTGCCATGCTGGGCGACACGTTTGCAGACAAGGACGACTCGACGAGTAGGTATAGATTTCGGCAGCCGGTGATCGAATGACAAACGATGAAGAACCCTCCTATAGACTCCCAGACAAACAACCGTTGACGAT
This window encodes:
- a CDS encoding hypothetical protein (EggNog:ENOG503NWZ6; CAZy:GH125; COG:S) — protein: MRPLATAQLLILLSQATPLVTSQDSSSSCLDYSTRSRTRHPPFSPGRHALSSARPSPSCRTFNLSSLESLLGTLPIADPDLLRLWQNTYPNTLDTAIKWHGHSNSPDSEEELTFIITGDINAMWLRDSARQLQSYLPLLTPSPSSDSLASLFRGTVNTQARNVLSAGYCNSFRPPPESGVISDEEGGDKDVVRPEYDRAGVFECKWEVDSLASFLELSRDYYFSTHDIEFFGRQGNWTEAVRRVVEVGRGMQRGTTYGADGRVLGSGYSFARMTTRSTETLANDGAGSPVASGTGLVRSAFRPSDDATTYQFLVPGNMMFCVALAGAAVIAEDLGEQELAGEMRAFSREVREGIEKFGVVEVVGRMG
- the GIS2 gene encoding gig suppressor (COG:O; EggNog:ENOG503NX95); translation: MFGNMSSAHKRACYKCGELGHQADGCPAPARLCYNCIPTDHESNECPLPRTTKSKQCYHCQGVGHVQAECPTMRLNGGPGGPHNRCYTCGQPNHIARNCPSAQGGMAPGPMPGRGGFGPARGGFHPGGARHATCYKCGGPNHYARDCQAQAMKCYACGKLGHISRDCTAPNGGPLNTAGKTCYQCGEAGHISRDCPKRNGANGADAPEVDLGNPQVAQAPAPGAPLA